The Sphaerisporangium siamense genome includes the window AGTCCCCGGCCTGGCGGATCAGGCGCACCAGGTCCTCGGCGTACGCGACGCCCTCGGGGTGCTTGATCCACTCGGCCAGCGGGTCGGTGCCGGGCGGGTCGCCGCGGACGGCGAGGATGTTGCGCACGCCCGCCCCGGCGAACCTGCCGATCAGGTGGCGCAGCTCGCGCAGCGAGTGGTCGACGGCGGTGAAGTGGGCGACGGGCGTGAGCGTGGTCTCGTGCGCGATGCGCTCGACGGCGTCGACCGTGCGGTCCCTGCTGGACCCGCCCGCGCCGTAGGTGACGGACACGAAGGTCGGGCGCAGGGCCTCCAGCTCGCGGATCGCGCGCCAGAGCTGCCGCTCCCCCTCGTCGGTCTTGGGGGGCATGAACTCGAAAGAGAACGACCGGCCACCGGCGGCGAGCAGATCTCTGACGGTGGGCACGCGGTCAGGGCGGACGGAAGGACGACCCAGAGACATGGGTCCAAGGCTACAGGTCCGGCCCGGTGCGGACCCCGTGCGAACGTGCGGTTCCCGCAAGTGAGGGGCGGGTAATCAGTACGTCAGCAAGCGACCACTAATCTCGGAGCATGACCCCTTCCTTCCAGTGGGACTCCTTTCGCACCGAGGTGGACCGCAGGCTGCGGGCGTTCGTGGAGCGGCAGCGGCCTCTGGTCGGCGGCCCCGACCTCGCTCCCCTGCTGACCGCGGCGGAGGACTTCCTGGCCGGCGGCAAGCGGCTGCGTCCCGCGTTCTGTTACTGGGGGTGGCGCGGGGCGGGCGGAGAGGACGGCCCCGAGATCTGCGCCGCCGCCGCGTCGCTGGAGTTGCTCCAGGCCAGCGCCTTGATCCATGACGACGTGATGGATTCCAGCGACCTGCGCAGAGGCAGGCCCTCCGCGCACAAGCGGTTCGAGGCGATGCACGAGGAGGCCGGATGGCGCGGCTCCCCTGCCAGGTTCGGCGAGGGGGCCGCCGTCCTGCTCGGCAGCCTGCTGCTGGTCTGGTCGAGCGAGATGTGGCGGGCCAGCGGCCTGCCCGCCGAGGCACTGGCCGCCGCCGAGCCCGTTCACGACCTCATGCGGACCGAGCTGATGTGCGGTCAGTACCTGGACCTCCTCGAACAGGCGCACGGCGAGAGCACCTTCGAGAGCGCTTTGCGCGTGGCGCTGCACAAGAGCGGCAAGTACTCCGTCGAGCAGCCCCTGCGGCTCGGCCTGGTGCTCGCCGCCCGCCGGCAGGAGCCCTGGATCGACCGGCTGTGCGTGCAGTACGGGCACAAGGTCGGCATCGCCTTCCAGCTGCGCGACGACATCCTCGGCGTCTTCGGCAACCCGGCCGAGACCGGCAAGCCCGCGGGCGACGACCTGCGCGAGGGCAAGCGCACCATGCTGATCGCGCGCACCCTGTCGGCGGCCTCCGAGCGCCAGGCCGCCGACGTGCGGCGCCTGCTCGGCGACCCCGCCCTGGACCAGGAGGGCGTCGGGCGGCTGCGGGCGATCATCGAGGACACCGGGGCGCTCGCGGCCGGCGAGGAGATGATCAAGCGGTACCTCGACGACGCGCTGAGCTCGCTGGAGCGCGCGCCGATCACGCCCGAGGCGCGGCGGGCCCTGGAGGAGCTGGCCGTCGCCGCGACCGCGCGCCGGAGCTGACCCGGGGCCGCGGGCGTCAGGGCGCCCGCAGCCGCCGCGCGAACTCCGCCGCCGCCGCGCCGGGGTCCTCGGCCTCGGTGACGGCCCGCACGACCACCACCCGTGACACGCCGTAGGAGAGCACCTCGTCCAGCGTGTCCAGGCCGATGCCGCCGATGCCGAACCAGGGGCGTTCCGTGCCCAGCGAGGCCGCGTGCTTCAGCAGGCCGGGCCCGGGCGCGGGACGCCCGGGCTTGGTCGGCGTGGGCCACACCGGCCCGCAGCAGAAGTAGTCGACGCCCGGCTCGACGGCCGCCGCCGACGCCTCGGCGTCGCTGTGCGTGGAGCGCCCGATGACGACGTCCGGCCCGAGGATGGCGCGCGCCACGGGCACGGGCAGATCGTCCTGCCCGAGGTGGAGCACGTCGGGGCGGGCGGCGTAGGCGATGTCGGCGCGGTCGTTGACCGCCAGCAGGGCCCCGTGCCTGTCGCAGGCGTCGCGGAACACCTCCAGCAGCGCGAGTTCCTGCCGGGCCTCCAGGCCCTTCTCGCGGAGCTGGACGATGTCCACGCCGCCGGCGAGCACGGCGTCCAGGAAGTCCTCCAGGTCGCCCTGGCGCCGGCGGCCGTCGGTGCAGAGATAGAGCCGCGCGTCAGAAAGCGAGCGCTTGGGCACGCCGCTTCACCTCGGTGTGCCGGCCCGCGCGGATCGCCTCGACCGGCGCCCCCGGCAGGGAGTCGTCGGGCGTGAACAGCCAGCGCAGGGACTCGACGTCGTCGTATCCCGCGTCGGCGAGGACGGTGAGCGTGCCGGGGAGACCCTTCAGCACGTCGTCGCCGGCGATGAAGACCGCCGGCACCTCGGGCTCCGGGCCGCCCCTGCGGACGCCGAGGAGCTTCTTGTCCTTCAGGAGCTGCTTGGCGCGCCCGGAGCTGAGCCCCAGCCGGACGCCAACCTCCGAGAGGGGGAGCCATTCCCCTACGAGCTGGTCGGTTTCCCGGTCGATCTGTGCAACAGAAAGCGTCACGAGTCCACAATTACCACGTCACGGCTGGTCTGAAACACCCCCACAGGGGTCACAAGCAGTCGCGCAAGGGTATCGATGGGTCTTTCGCCCGATTCACATCGAGCCTTTGCCCCCCCTCGACGATCCGGCGGCCCTGCACCAGGTCA containing:
- a CDS encoding Rv2175c family DNA-binding protein — encoded protein: MTLSVAQIDRETDQLVGEWLPLSEVGVRLGLSSGRAKQLLKDKKLLGVRRGGPEPEVPAVFIAGDDVLKGLPGTLTVLADAGYDDVESLRWLFTPDDSLPGAPVEAIRAGRHTEVKRRAQALAF
- the thiE gene encoding thiamine phosphate synthase, translated to MPKRSLSDARLYLCTDGRRRQGDLEDFLDAVLAGGVDIVQLREKGLEARQELALLEVFRDACDRHGALLAVNDRADIAYAARPDVLHLGQDDLPVPVARAILGPDVVIGRSTHSDAEASAAAVEPGVDYFCCGPVWPTPTKPGRPAPGPGLLKHAASLGTERPWFGIGGIGLDTLDEVLSYGVSRVVVVRAVTEAEDPGAAAAEFARRLRAP
- a CDS encoding polyprenyl synthetase family protein, which translates into the protein MTPSFQWDSFRTEVDRRLRAFVERQRPLVGGPDLAPLLTAAEDFLAGGKRLRPAFCYWGWRGAGGEDGPEICAAAASLELLQASALIHDDVMDSSDLRRGRPSAHKRFEAMHEEAGWRGSPARFGEGAAVLLGSLLLVWSSEMWRASGLPAEALAAAEPVHDLMRTELMCGQYLDLLEQAHGESTFESALRVALHKSGKYSVEQPLRLGLVLAARRQEPWIDRLCVQYGHKVGIAFQLRDDILGVFGNPAETGKPAGDDLREGKRTMLIARTLSAASERQAADVRRLLGDPALDQEGVGRLRAIIEDTGALAAGEEMIKRYLDDALSSLERAPITPEARRALEELAVAATARRS